The Helianthus annuus cultivar XRQ/B chromosome 11, HanXRQr2.0-SUNRISE, whole genome shotgun sequence region tcattttacgaaatggccacgaccatcgacatcccggtgtaggcgtacacccggtatatattgtcgacatcaaattaaaagacgtagccgttggtttttatactacggttttacgcaatgtggtgtgtctataaatctttaacccggcacgacccgggctactgaacgcataaaagaacatgtaaaacgttcacaagattttattataattttcccaagttataaaagagtttgtgccttgtgcattcaaatcaattttaataaacattttcaaatgtgtcagttgaatgtatttaccagtgtaaactgacatattttccccaaaaagattaagtgcaggtactatacgaaatgggctggtttaggcgtcctaagcatcgcacatagtctcgcaaactcgatgctgcatctgaatgaacaatattattatttttgatccgctgtggatatattcaacttctgtaatacatttgatattacaagcagaggttgaagtttatatatttatcttaagcttccgctgtgcattatataattgtgtggtttgactatattgttgccaacatcgtcacggtaatcccccaccgggcccaccggtgagacacgtggaaatcggggtgtgacaatctgtTTTCCAAGTAAGATTTACTAATTTTACAAGTTACACAACGTGTTCCACTACGATTTAACACGAGTTTATCTCCGATTTCATCAAAACTTCTCTATTTTCATCAAAACTTTCTACTTCTACCTAAACTTCGTCTTTTTCATCTTAACTCCTCTATTTTTATGAAAACCTTCGTCTTTTTCGTCGAATCTTCTTATTTTACCACGGATCTACACTTGTACGAGTGATTTGAGTTTAGCTTTGGCTTCCTAAGTTGTAGATCTGAAGATCTTGCACTCATCAAGTGTTTATTCCAAGTGAAAACCCTTTTTAAACTCGACTTTTACACTAAAACGGACCTAAACCAACATGTATTTCGTTCACTGGATAGTGGGACGAGGTAATGTCGAAGCCGTCATGAAAAGGACTCGAAAATACATCCGATTCAGGCGAAAACACAGCTCCAAACGCAAGAAACAGCCACGAATGCGAGCTGGACTGTTCTGTGCGAAGCCCCGGCTTCGTGTGAAGGCACTGACTTCGCACAACACAACCCATTTTCACCCGTGACTTAAACAAAGACCTATCCGACTCTAAGTTTAATCAGTAGCTTAAGGTTAGagggatgaacactcgatttCCCAAAGAAAGACGCAAAGAACACTCGATTTTGGACAATGGAAGCAACACATGTACGAAGTCACCACCTTCGTACAAAGGCACTGACTTTGTACGAGGCCTCTGTTTCCCACTCGACACTCTGATTTTGACCGTTTCAGCACTTTGGAGGACTTACGCTTCTGTTCCCATACGCATGCTGATccggcgctcccttcaatccatttcAGGCCGTCTTTACTTGCTAgacacgcactgtgagtatactcgaaccctttttcgcttaacgcacttttgggtgttacatatgttctctataaaaaaacacaacacttaaacactttataaacgctaaccgcactcgcatgctatacgtgattagTTGAATACTTGTTGCTATGTTACACAGTGCTGACCTGCCCTACTGCCCTTaacaatgatagtactatagtttggactcagcacctgtttagTCAGAGGTTGTTAAGGATCACATACTTTACTTCACGTGCTCGCTACGGTGAACATGTGTCGCCATACTCTACTCGCAATCATGTGGTTAGCTTGTATCATTGTTGATAGCTTACTTGATGCgcccgttacgtgttacatgctggttatgcgtaaacgctttttatactatatttatgctaaacttgtgtactcacctttacattattgtattgactttattttaacgtatgtgacaggctgATGGATTGTTTGCTGCAAACGGATAGGAATGCTAGAAACTCACATAAAAATCTAAGTTGTCGGATTTGTTTTGTTTGAGAGACGTAAATCTGTTATGACTTTTGCTGCAATATTTGTTTATTAGCATGGGATAATGAACTTGTTAAATATTGTCACTAAATTagtcgttatggattctcttAAACAATCTGATTCGCTTAGTGTCGCGcttgatgattccgccatcggttggggtgtgccATATTGTACTCCTCTAACTTTAAACGAAGACTGAACTTCATTTATGATGTCGTTAAATATCAACGACTAATCAAGAACATTGATGTCATATTAGAATTGATAAAACCAGATAATGCATGCAAAACTATGGAAGCGGAGAGCAAACTTTTTGGATTAAAGGTTTATAGGTTTATGTTTGTTAAAACTACTGCTATCTTAATTATTGAGGCTTAAGTGAATTATTACCTTTACCATTGTTTATTTAGTTTTATCGTTCGTTATTTTCTTAAACTAAACAACTTTTCGACCCTACAAATTATCCATGACACTAAGATCTTGATTAAATAACTTGCAAATGTTTCATTCCTTAAGTTAAGTATTTAATTCTgaaattttttaaatgtttttcttGTAAGATCTTGATTATATAACTTgcagacaaaagatcaaatacaaataccctTATTATATAAAACGTACGAATAGggtgaaaatatataaaaaaaacatggtggcattttcgtaattatttactcgtagagtaattatcaaaattactctacaaatgatcttgtagggtaattttgatattatatagtaattttgtaaaatgttcatgtagggtaattttgatcttgtagagtaattatcaaaattactctacaagtgtatccaAATTACTCTACAactttatcaaacaacatacaattcaaaattattctacaagtgtatcaaaattattcagtatcaaaattactcttcaagtgtatcaaaattactccgcaagtttatcaaacaacatacaattgaAAATTACTCTTCAAattcatttgtagagtaattaagatactctacaaaattaccttacaagatcaaaattaccatacaagatcatttttagagtaattatgatactctataAAATTatcttacaagatcaaaattaccatacaagatcatttgtaatgtaattatgatactctaaaaaatcaaaattacattaaaaacattttacaaaattactctacaagatcatctgtatagtaattttgataattactaaaTAATGACGAAAGTGTTACCGCGTTTTTTTGGTTTTTCATGTCTTTCATACGTTTTGCATGATAAGACACTTTGTACGTGACGCATACATAAGTGGCCAGGAAGCTCTTCtctaaaaaaacaaacagcaccaaTCTTCAAAATTAAAAACTTAACCGAGTAGTGAAAAAATATTTGCAAGTTATATAATCAAGACCACGCGCTGACGTTTGGGTGTATATACGGTTTGTTTTCTCCCTTTTCTTTTTACCCTGGTATCACAAAATACACAGGTTCAAAACCCAAGCACACCTCCTTCTCCTCCACCACCTCTCCTCCACccctccaccaccaccgccgccgtcaCACTGCACCACCTCAGCCTGCCGTCGTCGCTCTCACTCCACCACCTCAGCCAGCCTCGGATTATTGTCAACAGAGGCTGACTTCCGCCACTCTCTCACTCCTTCACAAACCCTAACAAACAACCACTTGAGTAGCAACACGAAGCTCAAATCTCACCACAAGTTACACCTGTTTGTTTATCTCAGATCTGTTTGGTGAGTTTAATTTGTTTATTCTCGTtgtgtgttttgttttttatttgatttttctcCAAGGCTTGATCTTTAAAAGTAATAAATCAATTTATTTTGTTAAGTTTTTCTTATGTGATCCCGCACTTATGGCGTGAGTTAACGTTAAGTCTTGTTAAGATGAAAAAAAGGGAATGATGGCAATTAGTTAAAGGACTAGTTTTGTAATTCACTCTACCAACTACTGTTAGCAAAACCTTCCGCCGCCGTCCCATGGCGATCTCCGCCGCCCCCAAACGGAAACCACCGAAGAGAAGATCGGAAAGTGTTATTCAAAAGATTTACAAGAACCCCAAAACCCCCTTTGCGTTTGCTCTGCTTCTTGCTGATGCTGTTCTTACTGCCCTCATCATCGCCTATGTTCCTTGTAAGTATTTTCGTCACAAATTCCTTAGATTTTAGCAATTACGTACGCTTTTGACACTTGGGTTTTGGTTGATTGTAGATACAAAGATTGATTGGGATGCTTACATGTCACAGGTCAGATTAGTTTTAGTTTTTTAGCTACATTATGATTTGGATAACTTTTATCTACAAAATCGTACTTAATTTAAACACTGCATTTATAGGCTGATCTTAAGCGATGCAAGTAGATTAATATTGGTGCTAAATTTGATTAAGTTTACCATTTTTTCTTATACAAGTTTCAATCTGCAATCTTATTCCAATGGTTGACTGGAAATAGGGGTCCTAGaagggtgcaaacgagccaagtcgagcccgagcttgattcaagctttgtttctaaagctcgagcttgGCTAGCAGGTAGTTTTTCAAGCTTGAGCTTGGCtcgtttatttattaattataagtattaaattatatataattaagttatttttcataattttttaaatagtaattatttttatttaaatatgtATCTGATATATTAATTAGAATTTATATAAACAGTGGGCTCGTTTAGGGTCGCGAGCTGGCTCGATCTCAATAAGTGAAGCTTGGGCTCCTTTATGAAACGAGCTTTTTTAGGCTCGGACTTGTTTAAGCTCGGCTCATTTCGAACTCTTTTTCAATCCGAGCTTGAGTAGCTTGTGAGTAGCTTGGCTCGTTTGCACCTCTGGTGCTAGTATTCATACCGGACTTGAAAACTCGAAATTTGAACCGAGTTTCAGTTTTGAGTTTTTGAATGGAGTTGAGTTCGATTCAAATATAAGATATCAAATTTGTGATTTTTGATTCGATTTGAATTTGAATTatgaataatattttattttaatttttatatatgCATAATTACATGTACATCAAATTTGGGTTTTTAACTTCGTGTGTTGAATTGAATAAagatgatgttttttttttggtttcaAGTTTGTAGTAGTTTTGgaaaaatgaattaaataaaattaatgtattttttttactAAATTCAAATCGAATCAACTAGAATAGGAAGCAAATTTAAATAGTTCGAATCGTGATTCTAGGATCGAAATTTAATCCAGCTTCATATTTCAAAATTCGAATAATTCAATTCGATCAACTCAAGTAACTCGAAATTCGATTGCTAGACACCCCTAACTGTAAAagattatgtaatttttttttacttagaAATAGTTTGAGTGAGCAATCAGGTTGATGGATTTATCGAAGGAGAAAGGGATTACGGCAATCTTAAAGGGGATACAGGACCTTTGGTTTATCCGGCAGGGTTTCTTTATATATATTCCGCCATACAGTATGTTACGGGAGGCGAGGTCTATCCTGCCCAGGTGAATTCCACTTACATTTTGTACTAATTTGAAACAATTGCAGTAGCCTTTTACGATTGTTTGCCTACCCACGATTAAATGTTTATAGTAGatgatattataataataatctTGTCCTGAAACATATGATATAAAGTTCCACTTTGCCATTTTGAATCATTTTAGGGTAGCATCATCATGTCAAGTAGTGAAAAGGTTCAATTTTTTTTGGTCTAATATTGAATTCAAGTGGATTTATATGTAGTTACTTGACATTCCGTTAAAATCCACTTGGATTCCACTTAACGTTTTGTAACTACGATGTATATTGTCCGGTTCATTTTTAACGGTTTGGAACTTGGAATCGGTTGTGTAAATCGAATATAGTGTTcgacatttattatatatataatattaatcaTTTTAGGAATATAAagttatgtatatgtatatattatattataatattcaTGAACAATCTTTATCGTGTACTCGTGTagtaaaattaaataccaaattATGCCTTTGAAAATAATTGTTTTTCTCTAAAACCGTTAAACTGCTACAATCGAACCATTAAACGGGGTTCGACCTATTCAACCAACCAACCCGGCCGGTTCGGTTTGTCTATTTCCAAAATCGTGTTTAGCGGTTCCGGGTTCGGTCCAATATTTCGTTTAAAACCAGCCGAACCGGACCATGAACACCCCTAGTATCAACAGTTTCATACTAGCTGATTGTATGTCTTGTTATTTCAGATTCTCTTTGGCTTTCTCTACATTGTGAATCTTGGAATAGTGCTATTCATCTATGTGAAGACTGATGTGGTACAAACAATTTCTGTTTATCGACAAATTGCGGATACATAAAAAACAATTTGGTGTGCATTTCAAATAGTTACTTTAGGATTTAAATTTTGTTACGTTTGCAGCTACCTTGGTGGGCCCTCACTTTGCTTTCTTTATCTAAACGGTTGCATTCGATCTTTGTTCTTCGCTTGTTCAACGACTGTTTTGCTATGACTCTTCTTCATGCTTCTTTGGTTCCACTTCTTTATCAGAAATGGCATCTTAGCTTAATTATTTTCAGGTTTTGGTGTTTATTAGCCTTTCGAGGATAatttaaagagtaaactgcctAAATCGTCGTACCTGAGTTTTGGGCAGATTTGCCTGTTTCATCCAAAaaagttttaatttatttttttccaACTGGACCCTGAGGTTTGCAATTTATTACCATTTCCATCCAAATCgctaacttgtttgtttattctgttaagttaggggtatatttttcttttaatctattttttttttgttttttattttttttcatgatgtttttatatttaaataaataacaataaaactaattatatatttgttttttagcttttaaataaaaagagtaattttttatataaaacccacCACCTAACACATCCACCactatttttttactattttttattttaatgtaaaaagagaattaaaaatattaaaaaaaggtAAAATGTCCAAACTGCCCCTGAGTTAACGTTGATTTTAAACGGAGTTAGTGAATAGGATGGTACTGGCAACAAAACGCTAACCTGAAGGGTACAGTTgcaaaaaaaatcttttttggatGGATGTGACAAatctgcccaaacctcagggacgattttggcattttactctaatttAAATGTTGTTTTTTTTGGAATTAACACGTCTTTAACTCGGTTTTCAGTGCAGCTGTTTCAGTGAAGATGAATGTGCTGCTTTATGCTCCACCTTTGCTCCTTCTCATGGTTAAGGTACACGAAACGATATATATAGAATTCTTGACATTGGTATGTGACTGTATGGATTTTGCATGCATTTTTTATTTACTCAAATGATAATTTATCTGTTTCAGTGTATCACTTTTAATACAGGCCATGGACTTCATCGGGGTGATATCAGCTTTAACAGGTGCAGCATTAGTGCAGGTGCTTATTATTTACTCATCTCTTCATGTCATATGTTTTTTTGTGTTTCATATTTGAATGCTTCATTTCATGTAGAAGGTGGCAAAATGAGTGGGTTCGGTAATGGGTCAAAACGTGTTTGGGTCAATACTGCTAGATTCACCTAAACACTTTTGTCCAATTTTtttctaagtttttttttttttttttttttcgttttatgAATAATTAGTGTGTCAGGATTACAAAATCTATATTGTAACAGTATTAATCTGCTATATAGCATAAATTAATTTAGTAGGTGGTGTGCAACTATGTATTAAAATTACATTTGGTCGAAATATTGCCCATTTGAccttttttttcttaatttgaCCTATTTAACTCTTAGAGATATAGTTTAATCCAAATCAAACCACTTTTAAAATAACGCACCAAAATTGCCAACTCTATTATTTCGTGATACGTTAAATTGTGTAACTATGGGATGACTTATGGAATTCTGCAGATTCTGTTGGGGTTACCGTTTTTGTGGTCATATCCAATTGAATATCTATCTAAGGCCTTCAATCTTGGGCGCGTGTTCATCCACTTCTGGTATCCTAATAAGCCCATAAATTTGCATAACTATGAAGCCCACACGGGATTTTGTTAGCTATAACTCATTATTCAAACGTATTATATGAAATTAGTTACTAAATTATATGATCGTTCCGTTTTGTCAGGTCTGTCAACTTCAAATTTGTCCCGGAACCAGTTTTTGTGTCAAAGGAGTTTGCTCTCATCTTACTGGTTGTTCATCTAGGTCTTCTTTTGATTTTTGTGCAATATAGATGGTGCAAGTAAGTATGAGATCCATATGCAACTAACGAGTCCCAAAAAATCATATGAACCCGCTTATATAGTTATATTACGATCGCCTTTTAAATTTATTAACTTTCAGGCATGAAGGAGGATTAGCTTCTTTCTTGCGTTCTAGATTTGTTCAAATGCGGCTCAACACAAGCATTACCAGTTCTTTCCCTCTTAAGAAAAGTCGCAACTCTAGCTCCGGAACAAAGATTCTTAAAAAAG contains the following coding sequences:
- the LOC110895982 gene encoding dol-P-Man:Man(5)GlcNAc(2)-PP-Dol alpha-1,3-mannosyltransferase yields the protein MAISAAPKRKPPKRRSESVIQKIYKNPKTPFAFALLLADAVLTALIIAYVPYTKIDWDAYMSQVDGFIEGERDYGNLKGDTGPLVYPAGFLYIYSAIQYVTGGEVYPAQILFGFLYIVNLGIVLFIYVKTDVLPWWALTLLSLSKRLHSIFVLRLFNDCFAMTLLHASLVPLLYQKWHLSLIIFSAAVSVKMNVLLYAPPLLLLMVKAMDFIGVISALTGAALVQILLGLPFLWSYPIEYLSKAFNLGRVFIHFWSVNFKFVPEPVFVSKEFALILLVVHLGLLLIFVQYRWCKHEGGLASFLRSRFVQMRLNTSITSSFPLKKSRNSSSGTKILKKEHVVTTMFTGNFVGIVCARSLHYQFYSWYFYSLPYLLWRTPFPTVVRLLLFAGVEFCWNVFPSTVYSSLVLLCVHIIILWGLWRAPPEYPYENDRSQAGMKAS